The DNA segment ACCCCTTTTCCATCAAATAGTTGGGTCAAATTGTGGAGCGGCCGGAATTCACCGTTCCTTCCCCCTTTGCAGCGGGTCCAAGGCGCGGTACCCTGTCGGCAACCCGATATCGCATCCAAGGAGCCGAGTGCATGCCAACCACATCGTCCCGATCCGAATCCGCCGGTCCCTTCGCGGATGTGGCCGCCCGCCCGGGCCATCCGCACTGGGAACAAATCCTGACCCGTCGCGAGCCACTGTACCGCCGCGCACGCGATCCACGCAGCCCGTTTTCCCGCGACTTCAACCGCATCCTGCACTGCACGGCGTATCGCCGCCTGAAGCACAAGACCCAGGTGTTTTTCGCGCCGCAAAACGACCACATTTGCACCCGCATCGAACACGTGGCCCACGTCATGTCCGTGGCCGAAACCATTGCGCTCTCCCTGGGGTTGAACAGGGAGCTGACTTCGGCCGCAGCCATTGGTCACGACCTGGGACACGCGCCCTTCGGCCATGCCGGGGAATCCGTGCTCAAGCGGCTGGCCCGGGAGCGGCAGCTCGCGGACTTCTGGCATGAACGCAACTCCCTGCGCTTTGTCGATGATCTGGAAACCCTGGAGGATCCGGGCGGCACGCACCGCAATCTGAACCTGACCTACGGCGTGCGCGACGCCATTGTCTGTCATTGCGGCGAGGTGGGCGACACGGCCCTGCGCCCGCGCACCACCGCCCCGGACCTGGAAGAAATGACCCGGCCAGCCCAGTACGACCCCTTCACCTGGGAAGGATGCGCGGTCAAACTCTCCGACAAAATCGCCTACCTCGGCCGCGATATCGAAGACGCCCTGACCACGGGCATCCTCTCCCCGGCCCAGCTCGGCCTGTTGGAGGACATGGCCAGGGAATACGGGGACATCAAGGCCCGGGAAATCAACAACACCGTGCTGCTCCAGTATTTCATCCAGGATCTGCGCACCCATTCGGACCCGGACCAGGGGCTGCGCCTATCCACGGCCAACGCCGACTTTATGGAACGGCTCAAAAGCTTCAACTATGAACATATCTACCGGCACCCCCGTCTGGAACATTACAAACGGTTCGTGGATCTGGTGCTGGAAACCGTGTTTGCGGAGCTGGTTCTTCCGCTAGAACGGGGCGGCATGGACGAAGTCCGCGCCAGGGCAGCCCGGCAATCCGTGCTCTTTCCCGTATTTCTGGACTGGCTGGTCAAATACTCGCGTCAAGGACGGGACACAGCGCCCCAGGGCCGCTTTGCCAACAGAGTGCTCTACGATCTGGAAAAGGAGACCGATCGCCACCAGGCCATCTTGGATTTCATTTCCGGCATGACCGACAACTACGCCCTGCGCAGCTTTGATGAGCTGGTGCGCTTTTGACGGGCGCTCCCGGGCAATACGTCAGGGACGGCACACCAAGGGCAACCGGCGGGCCAACCCCAGACCGCGTTCCGTGACGAGCGCCTCATAGGGCCAGACCTCCACGCCCGCGTCCACGGCCTGCCAGAACAGATCGGCATAGACAGGGTCAATCATGTCCGCCGGGCCAAAGCACCGGGCATCGGGCCGCTGCACCACAAAAAACAAGGCGACCCTGGCGCCGGTGCGCGCCAGCGCCATCAACTCGCGCAGATGCTTTTGCCCGCGCTCGGTCACGGCGTCCGGGAACAAGGCCACTTCGTCTTCCGTCAACGTGACGTTTTTGCACTCCACCCACAGCCGGTCCTCGGCAGGGACGTCCTCGGCCGTGATACGAACCTTGCCGCCCTGTTCCAGATCCGGCCGGTTGCACAAAAACAGCCCGTCCAAGCGGCTCTGCCCGGCCCGGGCCTCGGGCCGGAAATGCGTGTACCCGCGCACTTCGGGAAGCTCCTCCTGCTCCCAGCCCAATCGGAGCAGACGGTTGGGGGTTTGGGTATTGATGCCCACCCAAAAACCCTGGTGGCGCACAAGTTCCCAGGTCCAACGCAGCTTCCGGGCCGGATTCGCGGCCGGAGAGAGCAGCACCTCACTCCCGGGACGCAGCAGCCCCAGCATGGATCCCGTGTTGTTGGTGTGGGCCAGCAGTTCGCTGCCTTGGTGGGTTCCCCGGCCACGGCAGACCACGGTGAACCGCTTTTGCCTGGCCACGAATTCCGCTCTGGCGCATCCGGAACCGAACGCAATCAATTCCCGCATCATGTTGTTCCCTTGTTGCCGAATCGCAAAATAAAGTCTGTATACTGTTCCATCGGCCCGCTCCATACGGTTTGGCCGCCATCTTTTTTCACAAAACCGGGGTTGCGTTCCGCATTCGTTCGCTTTATCCACACAAATAAGAGGGGGAAAGATGCACGAGACCCTGCCGGACGATCAGCCCACCTCAAAACTGAGACGGCTCTTCGGCCACACTCTGGCGCGTCTGCGCGCCGAAGCCGGAATAACCCGCAGCGCCCTGGCGCAACGGGCCGGACTTTCGCGCGACCGCATTTTTGCACTGGAAAACGGCCTGGCCTCCCCCTCCCTTGATCTGCTCGAACAATTGGGCCTCGCCCTGGGCGTGGATCCCGTCCAATTCCTTCTCCAGGACAACCTGGACGAGCTTCGCTCCCAGGGGCGCAACGAAGGCCGCTTTGAAGATCTTTTCGAAAGCACGCCCATTTCCCTTTGGGAGGAAGATCTCTCGGATCTCTTCCTCTACTTCGACGAACTGCGCGGCCAGGGAATTCGCGACTTCCGGCGGTATTTCGCGGAGCACCCGGAGAAACTGGCCGAATGCGCCCGGCGGGTCAAGATACTGAACGTGAACAAAGCCACCCTGGAAATGCTCAACGCGCCCTCCAAGGAAGCGCTCTTCGCCGGGTTGGGGCAGGTGTTGGGCGACGACTCCGACGAGGTTTTTCTTGAGGAAATGGCCGTGCTCGCCGAGGGCGGCCGGGAATTCCACGGAGAAATCACCCACCGCACCCTGGACGGCCAGCCCCGGCATCTGGTGATCCATTTTCAACTGCTGGACAATCCCCTGGCCTCGGGCCGGGTGGTGGTCTCGCTCATAGACGTGACCCGCCAAAAAGCCACGGAACAGGCGCTTCGTCTCAGCCAGGCCCGCCTGGACCGCGCCCAGGAAATCGCCAGGTTCGGCTGTTTCGAACAAAATCTGCAAACCGGCGAAACCTTCTGGTCCGACCAGACGTACCGGCTCATGGGCCATGAACCCGGCAGCATCGTCCCCACCCTGCAACTGGTGCGCACCCAAATCCACCCCGAGGACCGGCCCGAATTGGTTGAAAAGCATGAGCAGGCCGCCCGCGCCGGGGAAAGCTATGAACATGTGGTACGCATCAAGCATCCCAATGGCGAGCTTTGCCACCTGCACTTCCGCGCCTCCGTGGAGATGGATTCCAAAGGCCGGCCCCTGCGGATCATCGGGGCCATTCAGGACGTCAGCGAACAGCGGCGCATGGAGCAGATGCGCCGGGACGTGGAGCACATCATGCGCCACGATCTGCAAACACCCCTGGCGGCCGCGGCCACGGCGGCACGCGCCTTCAAGGATGACGACAATCTCCGCCCGCCCCAGCGCTTCGTGCTTCAGGAAATCGAACGTACCACCAACCGGGTGCTGACCATGGTGCGGCGGCACCGCGACATGTTCCGCATGGAGACCGGACGCTACGGCCTGCGCCCGCGAAGCGTGGATCTCACGGACGTGGCCCGGACCGTTCGCCGGGAACTATCCACCCTGCTCCTGGAAGGACGCGTGGACCTGCACATCCGCTGTAACGCCCGCCCCCTGCGGGAGGAAGATACTCTGCTCCTGGACGCGGACCCCTTCCTGCTCCAGACCATGCTCGGCAATCTTGTGCAAAACGCGGTGGAGGCCTCGGCCCCGGAAGAGCAGGTGACGCTGCTGCTGGATACCCTGCCGGACGGGAAACGCATTCAGGTCCACAACCACGCGCCTGTCCCCGAGACCGTGCGCGAGACCTTTTTCGAAAAATACGCCACCGCCGGGAAAAGCCAGGGGACGGGCCTGGGCACCTATTCGGCCCGGCTCATCGCCCGCACCCTGGGCGGGGACATTCACATGGAAACCTCCGAGAAACGCGGCACCACCCTGACGGTATATCTGCCTGTCCAGGCACCGACTATTTGACGCCCTCGGCCAGCTCCGATCCCATACCCTCGTACACCACCCGGTCCTCCTCGGCACGCGGCTCCAGCACCGGCGGCCAGACCTCGGGAACGGGATCCGCACCGGCCCGCGCCGCGTCCACCGGCTCGGAATCAAGCATCACCGGATGCGCCCGGATGTCCACCTCGGGTACGGCCACGCTGAATTCCACGGCGATATTGTTTGGGTCAAACGAATACAGCGAGTGGATGAACCCATGGTCGATGACCTCGCTGACCCAAAAATCCGCAGCCTCCAGCTTATCGCGCAGCTCCCAAAGATCCTCGTGCGAGGCCACGCCCAGGGAAACGTGATCAAAGGTATGCGGTCCGCGCACAGGCGCACCGTGATCCTTTTCCGGTCCCGGCTCCACCCCCGGCCATTCAAAAAATGCAATCATGTCGTTTTTCGAAATTTCGAAAAAATAGTGGCGGTAACCGGGCCGACCCAGTCCGGCCACCAGACGCATGCCCAAGAGGTCGCGCCAGTAGCGGATGGTGGAGTCCATATCCCCCGTGGCCATGGCCAGATGGTTGATGCCCGTGAATGTTGTCATTGCGGCCCGATGCTCCTTTGGTTGTCCCGGCTATGGCGCAACATGCGGTCCGAAACAATCCAGGCCGCATTGAACGAAACATGCCGGACGGCCCGTTACGGCCGGTGAACTCGTGCTCTTTTGCCACGCCGCTCCAGGGTAACAGGATTCGCCCCTGCGAGACAACCAGCCGTGAAACAGGACAATCCGCGACGCACGGGACGAAGAAGTCCGCTCCTGGGCGCTTTCCCCCTTCGTGAACACGGTATTTTCATCCCCACAACGAAGCCGCGGCCGCTCCGGTCCCATCCTCTTGCGCCTTCAGCTCCGGGCGTGTACAGCAACCCCCCGTCCTCACGCGGGCGAAAACAACGTATCCCTTCGGACGAGCGTGCCAAAACCCGCGCCACGCCGGACAAAAAGGGACAATCCGCCTGTTTTCGCTGGCAGAACGGCTTGACGTTTCCAGGGGTATCTGGAATACATGCATGTGTTTTATACGTGAGTATTTTCACAAGTTCCGGCCTAAACGCAAACAGGCCGGAATGCTGGCGGGACGCGCCGAGGCGTTCCGTCTTTCGTGCGCGGGGAGCAGGGGAGCCAATGGACTTGATCCAACGTCTGACCCAGGACCGGGACCGACTCGTGGACCGCTGGGCCGAATTGATTCTTGAGACCTATCCACCGGAAACGCAGGAGGTCTGGCGCAAGCAGTCCGACCGCTTCGCCAATCCTGTGGGCGCCGCCATCAACGACAGCGCCCGGGATCTCTTTGACGTGTTTCTGCAGTGGGACGACGCCGAGCGCGTCGCCGAAGCCCTGGACCAGCTGGTGCGCATCCGCACCGTACAGAACTTCAAGCCGTCCCAGGCGCTTTGCTTCGTCTACCTGCTCAAGAAAGTGCTGCGCGAAACCTACATGAAGGAACTGGCCCAATGCGACGGGCTGGAAGAACTCATGGGCCTGGAAACGCGCATCGACACCATGGGGCTAATCGCTCTGGATCTCTACACCCAGGCTCGGGAAAAAATTTTCCAGATGCGGGTCAACGAGGTCAAGCGAACCCAGCACAACCTTCTGCGCCGCGCGCGCATGATCGTGGACAGTCCGGCCACTGGGGCCGACGAACGGTAAGGTGCGGGCGAAGGGGTCGCCCGGGCCGTAAATAGAAGCGAGGTGACGGTAGATGACTGCAATGTACTCACTCGTTTTCGTCTTTCTGCTGGTGCTGATTCCGTTGCTCGGGGTCGGTTCCGCGCACCTGGAATTTTTCTTTGCGGTGTGCGTCCCGACAACGGCAATCATCATCTTCCTGGCAGGATTCGTTTACAAGATTTTCCAATGGACGCGCAGCCCTGTCCCGTTCCGCATCCCGACAACGGGCGGACAGCAAAAATCGCTTGACTGGATCAAGCAAAACAAATGGGACAACCCTTCCAACGGGGCCCAAACCTTTGTGCGCATGTTGCTGGAGGTCTTTGCCTTCCGCACCCTGTTCCGCAACACCAAGGTGCACCTGAACAAGGAAACCGGCGTGTTGGGCTATGCCTCTTCCAAGTGGCTGTGGCTCTTCGCCATCCTGTTCCACTACGGCTTCTTCATCGTGGCCGTGCGGCACATGCGCCTGTTCACCGAACCCGTGCCCATCTTCTTTGAATGGCTCGAATTCGGCGACGGCATTCTCCAGTTGGGCGTCCCGCGCCTGTACCTCTCGGACCTGCTTTTGGTCACGGGCGTCAGCCTGCTGCTCATCCGCCGGCTCTGG comes from the Paucidesulfovibrio gracilis DSM 16080 genome and includes:
- a CDS encoding RsbRD N-terminal domain-containing protein, which codes for MDLIQRLTQDRDRLVDRWAELILETYPPETQEVWRKQSDRFANPVGAAINDSARDLFDVFLQWDDAERVAEALDQLVRIRTVQNFKPSQALCFVYLLKKVLRETYMKELAQCDGLEELMGLETRIDTMGLIALDLYTQAREKIFQMRVNEVKRTQHNLLRRARMIVDSPATGADER
- a CDS encoding deoxyguanosinetriphosphate triphosphohydrolase family protein; the encoded protein is MPTTSSRSESAGPFADVAARPGHPHWEQILTRREPLYRRARDPRSPFSRDFNRILHCTAYRRLKHKTQVFFAPQNDHICTRIEHVAHVMSVAETIALSLGLNRELTSAAAIGHDLGHAPFGHAGESVLKRLARERQLADFWHERNSLRFVDDLETLEDPGGTHRNLNLTYGVRDAIVCHCGEVGDTALRPRTTAPDLEEMTRPAQYDPFTWEGCAVKLSDKIAYLGRDIEDALTTGILSPAQLGLLEDMAREYGDIKAREINNTVLLQYFIQDLRTHSDPDQGLRLSTANADFMERLKSFNYEHIYRHPRLEHYKRFVDLVLETVFAELVLPLERGGMDEVRARAARQSVLFPVFLDWLVKYSRQGRDTAPQGRFANRVLYDLEKETDRHQAILDFISGMTDNYALRSFDELVRF
- a CDS encoding VOC family protein codes for the protein MTTFTGINHLAMATGDMDSTIRYWRDLLGMRLVAGLGRPGYRHYFFEISKNDMIAFFEWPGVEPGPEKDHGAPVRGPHTFDHVSLGVASHEDLWELRDKLEAADFWVSEVIDHGFIHSLYSFDPNNIAVEFSVAVPEVDIRAHPVMLDSEPVDAARAGADPVPEVWPPVLEPRAEEDRVVYEGMGSELAEGVK
- the dsrM gene encoding sulfate reduction electron transfer complex DsrMKJOP subunit DsrM; translation: MTAMYSLVFVFLLVLIPLLGVGSAHLEFFFAVCVPTTAIIIFLAGFVYKIFQWTRSPVPFRIPTTGGQQKSLDWIKQNKWDNPSNGAQTFVRMLLEVFAFRTLFRNTKVHLNKETGVLGYASSKWLWLFAILFHYGFFIVAVRHMRLFTEPVPIFFEWLEFGDGILQLGVPRLYLSDLLLVTGVSLLLIRRLWDSRVRYISLFTDYFPLLLILSVALSGIYMRFFDKVDVVAVKAVTMGLVTFNYANLPFEQISASFYVHVFLVSTLLAYFPFSKLMHLGGVFLSPTRNMPNDTRIKHHENPWNPDIKPHSYEAYEKDFGPAMHEAGLPVVDPANRGEEA
- a CDS encoding PAS domain-containing protein gives rise to the protein MHETLPDDQPTSKLRRLFGHTLARLRAEAGITRSALAQRAGLSRDRIFALENGLASPSLDLLEQLGLALGVDPVQFLLQDNLDELRSQGRNEGRFEDLFESTPISLWEEDLSDLFLYFDELRGQGIRDFRRYFAEHPEKLAECARRVKILNVNKATLEMLNAPSKEALFAGLGQVLGDDSDEVFLEEMAVLAEGGREFHGEITHRTLDGQPRHLVIHFQLLDNPLASGRVVVSLIDVTRQKATEQALRLSQARLDRAQEIARFGCFEQNLQTGETFWSDQTYRLMGHEPGSIVPTLQLVRTQIHPEDRPELVEKHEQAARAGESYEHVVRIKHPNGELCHLHFRASVEMDSKGRPLRIIGAIQDVSEQRRMEQMRRDVEHIMRHDLQTPLAAAATAARAFKDDDNLRPPQRFVLQEIERTTNRVLTMVRRHRDMFRMETGRYGLRPRSVDLTDVARTVRRELSTLLLEGRVDLHIRCNARPLREEDTLLLDADPFLLQTMLGNLVQNAVEASAPEEQVTLLLDTLPDGKRIQVHNHAPVPETVRETFFEKYATAGKSQGTGLGTYSARLIARTLGGDIHMETSEKRGTTLTVYLPVQAPTI
- the sfsA gene encoding DNA/RNA nuclease SfsA encodes the protein MMRELIAFGSGCARAEFVARQKRFTVVCRGRGTHQGSELLAHTNNTGSMLGLLRPGSEVLLSPAANPARKLRWTWELVRHQGFWVGINTQTPNRLLRLGWEQEELPEVRGYTHFRPEARAGQSRLDGLFLCNRPDLEQGGKVRITAEDVPAEDRLWVECKNVTLTEDEVALFPDAVTERGQKHLRELMALARTGARVALFFVVQRPDARCFGPADMIDPVYADLFWQAVDAGVEVWPYEALVTERGLGLARRLPLVCRP